From Acidihalobacter aeolianus, a single genomic window includes:
- a CDS encoding NADH:flavin oxidoreductase/NADH oxidase, giving the protein MDTRLFTPLVLRGLSIPNRIFVSPMCQYSSTDGVPNDWHLVHLGSRAVGGAGLVIAEATAVCPEGRITPYDTGLWNEAQATAYRRITDFIKAQGSVAGIQIAHAGRKASTDAPWLGGHPIQPAADNGWVPEAPSAKAFSPAHTVPHELDEAGIERIKSQFVASARLALEAGFQVAELHMAHGYLLHSFLSPLSNHRDDAWGGSLENRARLPLEIARAVRAEWPAELPVFVRISASDWVDDGWDLAQSVQLAIWLREAGIDLIDCSSGGLTPDARIPAAPGFQTLFAQTVRAQARIHTGAVGLITSPEQAEHLLVTEQADAVLLARELLRDPYWPLHAAHALGAEVDWPVQYQRAKPR; this is encoded by the coding sequence ATGGATACCCGACTGTTCACCCCCCTCGTCCTGCGCGGCCTGAGCATTCCCAACCGCATCTTCGTATCGCCCATGTGCCAGTACTCCAGCACGGACGGCGTGCCCAACGACTGGCATCTGGTGCATCTGGGCAGCCGCGCGGTCGGCGGCGCCGGCCTGGTCATCGCCGAGGCGACCGCGGTCTGCCCCGAAGGGCGCATCACGCCATACGACACGGGTCTGTGGAACGAGGCCCAGGCAACCGCTTACCGGCGCATCACCGACTTCATCAAGGCCCAGGGCTCGGTGGCCGGCATTCAGATCGCGCACGCCGGGCGCAAGGCCTCCACCGACGCTCCCTGGCTTGGCGGCCACCCGATCCAGCCCGCCGCGGACAACGGCTGGGTACCAGAAGCCCCGAGTGCGAAGGCCTTTTCGCCCGCCCATACGGTGCCGCACGAACTCGACGAGGCAGGCATCGAGCGCATCAAGTCGCAGTTCGTCGCCAGCGCCCGTCTGGCGCTGGAGGCCGGGTTCCAGGTCGCCGAGTTGCACATGGCGCACGGCTATCTCCTGCACAGCTTTCTCTCGCCGCTGTCCAACCATCGCGACGACGCCTGGGGCGGCAGCCTCGAAAACCGCGCGCGCCTGCCGCTCGAAATCGCCCGCGCCGTACGCGCGGAATGGCCCGCCGAACTGCCCGTGTTCGTACGCATCTCGGCCAGCGACTGGGTGGACGACGGCTGGGATCTGGCCCAGTCGGTACAGTTGGCGATCTGGCTGCGCGAGGCCGGAATCGACCTGATCGACTGCTCCAGCGGCGGCCTGACCCCGGATGCCCGGATACCTGCCGCGCCCGGCTTCCAGACCCTCTTCGCGCAGACCGTGCGTGCCCAGGCCAGGATCCATACCGGTGCCGTCGGCCTGATCACCTCGCCGGAACAGGCCGAGCATCTGCTCGTCACCGAGCAGGCGGACGCCGTTCTGCTCGCACGCGAACTGCTGCGCGACCCCTACTGGCCGCTGCATGCCGCCCACGCCCTCGGCGCCGAGGTGGACTGGCCGGTGCAATACCAGCGTGCCAAACCCCGCTGA
- the glgP gene encoding alpha-glucan family phosphorylase yields the protein MNDYRRYLTRDDLPAPLSRLTELALDLRWSWSHASDVLWETIDPDLWAATANPWLILETVSRDRLESLAADPAFRDELERQLAEREDNLNGPTWFGELDADGHLGTVAYFSMEFGLSESLPIYSGGLGILAGDMLKTASDLGVPMVGVGLLYQQGYFRQALNIDGAQLAYYPYNDPAMLPVIPLRNGDGGWLRVTVELPGRTLQLRCWEARVGRSRLLLLDANDLVNSPRDRGITGELYGGDNEARLTQEVILGIGGWRMLEHLGLSVRVCHLNEGHAALAVLERAASFARAHSLPFEVALRATRAGNLFTTHTPVPAAFDRFPPALARLYLQPYAEQWQLPFERILQLGRVDESGNGNGDEEFVPAYLALHGCGAANGVSRLHGEVSRRLFAMLFPRRPLSEVPVGHVTNGVHTPSWDSQQADLLWTRSCGKERWVGDLAEVGGGVRALADEELWEFRGASRQAFIAAVRSRLARQRASHGATEARIGETAQLLDPNALTLGFARRFTAYKRTNLLLSDPDRLSRLLTSTSRPVQLVMAGKAHPLDRNGQQMIKDWSAFIARPELHGRVVFVEDYDMAVAATLVQGVDLWINTPRRPWEASGTSGMKVLVNGGLNLSELDGWWAEAYAPELGWALGDRCEHDADAAWDAAEAEDLYRLLEEEIVPLFYTRDQNGVPREWVARIRESMARLTPAYSSNRMLREYVENYYLPQAKAVAEREGNGGKLATELEAWHRRLKDHWDSLRIGDLSWSREDAGWHADVQVYLDDLEPDDVAVELFADPDVRHRLQRIDPLPGAIHGYRYGATLPEDRDPQEYTARIVPIHPAASIPLEATEILWQPRN from the coding sequence GTGAACGACTACCGACGCTATCTGACACGCGACGACCTACCTGCGCCACTGTCACGACTGACCGAACTCGCCCTCGATCTGCGCTGGAGCTGGAGCCATGCCTCCGACGTCCTGTGGGAAACCATCGATCCAGACCTGTGGGCGGCCACCGCGAACCCCTGGCTGATTCTCGAAACCGTCTCGCGCGACCGGCTCGAAAGCCTTGCCGCCGATCCGGCTTTCCGCGACGAACTCGAACGACAGCTCGCGGAACGCGAGGACAACCTGAACGGGCCGACCTGGTTTGGCGAACTCGACGCCGATGGACACCTGGGCACGGTCGCTTACTTCAGCATGGAATTCGGTCTCAGCGAATCCCTGCCGATCTACTCCGGCGGCCTCGGTATTCTGGCCGGGGACATGCTGAAGACGGCCAGTGACCTAGGCGTGCCAATGGTCGGGGTGGGTCTGCTGTATCAGCAGGGGTATTTCCGTCAGGCGCTCAACATCGATGGCGCGCAGCTTGCCTACTACCCCTACAACGACCCGGCCATGCTGCCGGTCATCCCGCTTCGAAACGGTGACGGAGGCTGGCTGCGGGTAACCGTCGAACTGCCCGGCCGCACCCTGCAGTTGCGCTGCTGGGAGGCGCGCGTGGGACGCTCGAGACTGCTGCTGCTGGATGCCAACGATCTCGTGAACAGCCCGCGCGACCGCGGCATCACCGGCGAACTCTATGGCGGCGACAACGAGGCACGCCTGACGCAGGAGGTCATCCTGGGTATCGGCGGCTGGCGCATGCTCGAACACCTCGGGCTATCGGTGCGTGTCTGCCATCTCAACGAAGGTCACGCCGCCCTGGCAGTGCTCGAACGCGCCGCCAGCTTCGCACGGGCACATTCACTACCCTTCGAAGTGGCATTGCGCGCCACTCGCGCAGGCAATCTGTTCACCACTCACACCCCGGTTCCGGCCGCCTTCGACCGCTTCCCGCCCGCACTCGCACGGCTGTACCTGCAGCCCTATGCGGAGCAGTGGCAATTACCCTTCGAACGCATTCTGCAACTCGGCCGCGTCGATGAAAGCGGCAACGGGAACGGCGACGAGGAATTCGTGCCCGCATATCTAGCGCTGCACGGTTGTGGTGCGGCCAACGGAGTCTCACGCCTGCACGGCGAAGTCAGCCGGCGCCTGTTCGCCATGTTGTTTCCGCGCCGCCCGCTCAGTGAGGTTCCCGTCGGGCACGTGACCAATGGCGTACACACCCCGAGCTGGGACTCGCAGCAGGCCGACCTGCTGTGGACGCGTAGCTGCGGCAAAGAGCGCTGGGTCGGCGATCTGGCGGAAGTCGGCGGCGGCGTGCGAGCACTCGCAGACGAAGAGTTGTGGGAGTTCCGCGGCGCCAGCCGGCAGGCATTCATCGCCGCCGTACGCAGTCGGCTAGCTCGCCAGCGAGCCAGCCATGGGGCCACTGAAGCACGTATCGGGGAAACCGCACAATTGCTCGACCCCAATGCGCTGACCCTCGGTTTCGCGCGTCGCTTCACCGCCTACAAACGCACCAACCTACTGTTGAGCGACCCGGACCGCCTGTCGCGCCTACTGACCTCGACCTCACGCCCAGTACAGCTGGTGATGGCCGGCAAGGCACACCCTCTGGACCGCAACGGCCAGCAGATGATCAAGGACTGGAGCGCATTCATAGCCCGTCCCGAATTGCATGGCCGCGTGGTGTTCGTCGAGGATTACGACATGGCGGTAGCCGCCACCCTGGTCCAGGGTGTCGACCTCTGGATCAACACGCCACGCCGTCCCTGGGAAGCCAGCGGCACCAGCGGGATGAAGGTGTTGGTCAACGGCGGCCTCAATCTTTCCGAACTCGACGGCTGGTGGGCGGAAGCCTACGCACCGGAGCTCGGCTGGGCCCTGGGCGACCGTTGCGAACACGATGCTGACGCGGCCTGGGACGCCGCCGAGGCCGAGGACCTCTACCGACTGCTCGAGGAAGAGATCGTTCCGCTGTTTTACACTCGCGACCAAAACGGAGTTCCGCGCGAGTGGGTTGCGCGGATTCGCGAGAGCATGGCGCGGCTGACGCCGGCGTATTCCTCCAATAGAATGCTGCGCGAATATGTCGAAAACTATTACCTACCGCAGGCCAAGGCCGTCGCCGAACGCGAGGGAAATGGTGGGAAACTGGCTACGGAACTCGAAGCCTGGCATCGACGTCTTAAAGATCACTGGGACAGCCTGCGTATCGGCGATCTCTCTTGGTCGCGTGAGGATGCGGGCTGGCATGCGGACGTGCAGGTGTATCTCGATGACCTCGAACCGGATGACGTTGCCGTGGAACTGTTCGCCGACCCGGACGTGCGGCACCGTCTGCAACGCATCGACCCCCTGCCCGGCGCCATCCATGGCTATCGCTACGGCGCGACGCTGCCTGAGGACCGCGACCCGCAGGAATACACGGCACGTATCGTCCCCATCCACCCGGCGGCCAGCATCCCGCTTGAAGCGACCGAAATACTCTGGCAGCCGCGCAACTGA
- the pfkB gene encoding 1-phosphofructokinase, giving the protein MIEPPGIPIVCLTLNPSVDISYDISNLVVDQKIHAHANRHDPGGNGINVARALKHLRVPAHSVCIVGGEIGDFLQRLIAHELDHPHCIRIEGETRVNVTLLQREPRAQYEVSGTGPQVTELALQAVIDEVLNLAGGGIAVLTGSLPPGVPPDMYASLIRALRAQAARCVLDAQAEALIHGIEERPFLIKPNLYELEQLVGRALPNLDDIVTEARALQARGIEYVCVSLGAEGALLVDAQASYLAKSPPVDVVSTVGAGDSMVAGLVAALSRGEPPAEALRLAVACGSGTASRPGTALFGYQQVQALLAGIDIQRIKHTSPPPENSP; this is encoded by the coding sequence ATGATCGAACCACCCGGAATACCCATCGTCTGTCTGACCCTGAATCCTTCCGTCGACATCAGCTATGACATCTCGAATCTGGTCGTCGATCAGAAGATCCACGCACATGCCAACCGCCACGATCCCGGTGGCAACGGCATCAATGTGGCCCGTGCACTCAAGCATCTGCGCGTACCCGCACACTCGGTCTGCATCGTCGGCGGCGAGATCGGTGATTTCCTGCAGCGTCTGATCGCCCACGAGCTCGACCACCCGCATTGCATCCGCATCGAGGGTGAAACCCGGGTCAACGTAACGCTGCTGCAACGGGAACCGCGCGCGCAGTATGAGGTCAGCGGCACCGGCCCTCAGGTCACCGAACTCGCCTTACAGGCCGTGATCGACGAGGTACTCAATCTGGCCGGCGGAGGCATCGCTGTGCTTACCGGCTCGCTGCCGCCCGGAGTGCCTCCCGATATGTACGCCTCGCTGATCCGCGCATTGCGCGCGCAAGCGGCACGCTGCGTGCTCGATGCCCAGGCAGAGGCCCTGATCCACGGCATCGAAGAACGTCCATTCCTGATCAAACCCAACCTCTACGAACTCGAACAGCTAGTCGGCCGAGCCCTGCCCAATCTGGACGATATCGTCACCGAGGCACGTGCCCTGCAGGCCCGCGGCATCGAATATGTCTGTGTTTCGCTGGGTGCGGAGGGTGCATTGCTGGTGGATGCACAGGCCAGTTATCTCGCCAAGTCACCGCCGGTCGATGTCGTCTCGACCGTTGGGGCCGGCGATTCCATGGTTGCCGGACTGGTGGCCGCACTCTCGCGCGGGGAACCGCCTGCAGAAGCGCTGCGCCTGGCGGTCGCCTGCGGCAGCGGTACTGCCAGCCGGCCCGGTACGGCGTTGTTCGGCTATCAACAGGTTCAGGCGCTCCTTGCCGGCATCGACATTCAGCGTATCAAACACACATCTCCGCCACCCGAGAACTCTCCGTGA
- a CDS encoding DsrE family protein, whose translation MAKLAIVLLSDMKDPVKVEMALRFATVAAKQNRLEDIRFFFFGPGVRVPGQIREDPALKPALDELLASGIATLACIYNARGLGEEAHLREAEIQMQAIGADLVNVVDQGYQVMTF comes from the coding sequence ATGGCCAAGCTCGCGATCGTGCTGCTGTCCGACATGAAGGACCCGGTGAAGGTGGAAATGGCGCTGCGTTTCGCCACCGTCGCAGCCAAGCAAAACCGCCTCGAAGACATCCGCTTCTTCTTTTTTGGTCCTGGCGTTCGCGTGCCCGGCCAGATCCGCGAGGACCCGGCGCTCAAGCCGGCGCTCGACGAACTGCTGGCCAGCGGCATCGCCACGCTTGCCTGTATCTACAACGCGCGCGGATTGGGCGAAGAGGCGCATCTGCGCGAGGCGGAGATTCAAATGCAGGCCATCGGCGCGGATCTGGTCAATGTCGTCGATCAGGGCTATCAGGTCATGACCTTCTGA
- the tnpC gene encoding IS66 family transposase, with protein MRIDGVDIEITLAQVRAQLEQEKDLSPALRASIEMMLMLFVVLLNRLGLNSRNSSQPPASDPNRPRSQRVRSSRPSGGQPGHVGKTLRPVEHPDEIEVLKIDRRRLPKGCYTEAGFETRQVFDIDISRIVTEYRAQILENESGQRFVASFPEGVDKKVQYGSGLKAHAVYLSQYQLLPYKRIQDYFADQLGIPLSDGSLVNFNREAFTRLAAFEAISKTALAKAVSAHADETGVNIDGKRHWLHALSNADWTHYQVHSKRGQEAMDAIGILPRFRGVLCHDHWKPYYRYRDCTHALCNAHHLRELERAFEQDGQQWAEAMGKLLREIHQAVENAGGILPLTEANAYRQRYRDVLEAGQLECPEPEKPPDNKPRGRIKRSKARNLLERLMAYEDDVLRFMVDVNVPFTNNQAENDIRMTKVQQKISGCFRSLEGAAMFCRIRGYLSTCRKQGVTASEALRLVFDRKLPAFALAISEN; from the coding sequence GTGCGGATCGACGGCGTCGATATCGAGATCACCCTGGCACAGGTCAGGGCGCAACTGGAGCAGGAGAAAGACCTATCTCCGGCACTCCGCGCCAGTATCGAGATGATGCTCATGTTGTTCGTCGTGTTACTCAACCGTCTCGGGCTCAATAGCCGCAACAGCAGTCAGCCGCCGGCATCGGATCCCAATCGGCCACGCAGCCAGCGTGTGCGCTCAAGCCGACCTTCCGGTGGCCAGCCGGGGCACGTGGGCAAGACCTTGCGCCCGGTCGAGCATCCCGATGAGATCGAGGTCCTCAAGATCGATCGTCGTCGCTTGCCGAAAGGCTGCTATACCGAGGCGGGTTTCGAGACTCGCCAGGTTTTTGATATCGACATCAGCCGGATCGTGACCGAGTATCGGGCGCAGATCCTGGAGAATGAATCAGGCCAACGTTTTGTGGCTTCATTCCCGGAAGGGGTGGATAAGAAGGTGCAGTATGGTTCCGGCCTCAAGGCCCATGCCGTCTATCTGTCCCAATATCAGCTCTTGCCCTACAAGCGGATCCAGGATTACTTTGCCGATCAGTTGGGCATCCCTTTGAGCGATGGTTCACTGGTGAACTTCAATCGCGAGGCATTTACCCGCCTGGCGGCCTTTGAGGCGATCAGCAAAACGGCATTGGCCAAAGCCGTGTCCGCTCATGCCGACGAGACCGGGGTCAACATTGATGGCAAACGCCATTGGCTGCATGCTCTGTCCAATGCTGATTGGACGCATTATCAGGTCCACAGTAAGCGAGGCCAGGAGGCGATGGACGCGATCGGGATCCTGCCACGGTTCCGCGGTGTGCTGTGTCATGACCATTGGAAACCCTATTACCGTTATCGGGACTGCACCCATGCCCTGTGCAATGCCCACCACCTGCGCGAACTGGAACGAGCATTCGAGCAGGACGGACAACAATGGGCGGAAGCGATGGGCAAGCTGCTCAGAGAGATTCATCAGGCCGTCGAGAACGCTGGCGGCATCCTGCCGCTGACCGAGGCCAATGCTTACCGGCAGCGCTACCGAGATGTGCTCGAGGCGGGGCAACTGGAATGCCCTGAGCCGGAAAAACCACCCGACAACAAGCCTCGGGGGCGGATCAAGCGGAGCAAGGCCCGCAATCTGCTGGAGCGTCTGATGGCCTATGAAGACGATGTGCTGCGTTTCATGGTGGACGTCAATGTGCCGTTCACGAACAATCAGGCGGAGAACGATATCCGTATGACCAAAGTGCAGCAGAAGATCTCCGGCTGCTTCCGCAGCCTGGAGGGTGCCGCGATGTTTTGCCGCATACGGGGATATCTATCGACCTGCCGAAAGCAGGGGGTCACGGCTTCGGAGGCGTTGCGCCTAGTATTCGATCGCAAGCTACCGGCTTTTGCTCTGGCGATCTCTGAGAATTAG
- a CDS encoding phosphohexomutase domain-containing protein, protein MDNRFTQVITSEGIRYPVERGLHCSDVISLARAYGDMISPEGDKEFVIGYDTRLSSASLSEAVSIGLRSGGHHVTHIGLSSTPMMRWYAAEHGYVGAIMITGGGAPIGYNGFKLYRERAIALGRDSGLDEIAASALPPFYSVLTCTPELRYAAPLPDYAAVIRSYSRTFSPIKIALDVGNGVGGLDTSAVFSHLHNVRIWELNFEPDGSFPNRSPDPRHPQALQNLGQCVVTNGCRFGAAFDGDADDLVVVDENGSALEPERLGALLAQFLLDQHPGGAVVHHPDLRPDILASISAAGGRPIAAKNSSTAAIQITMQNEDALFGMNDQGKYFYGDLYGIDNALRTIIELINGLTENEHPLSSIAANLKSGSV, encoded by the coding sequence ATGGATAATCGCTTCACCCAAGTCATCACCTCCGAAGGCATTCGCTACCCGGTCGAGCGAGGTCTGCATTGCAGCGACGTGATCTCACTGGCTCGCGCTTATGGCGACATGATCTCGCCTGAGGGTGACAAAGAATTCGTCATTGGCTACGACACCCGACTTAGTTCGGCCTCTCTCTCTGAGGCCGTCAGCATTGGCCTGCGCTCCGGCGGACATCACGTCACGCATATTGGCCTGAGTTCGACACCGATGATGCGCTGGTATGCAGCTGAGCATGGCTATGTCGGAGCCATCATGATCACGGGAGGGGGCGCACCTATTGGATACAATGGTTTCAAACTGTATCGCGAGCGAGCCATCGCCCTGGGCCGCGATAGTGGCCTGGACGAAATCGCAGCCAGTGCCTTGCCGCCTTTCTATTCAGTGCTCACATGCACCCCCGAACTTCGCTATGCCGCACCCTTGCCCGATTACGCCGCAGTCATTCGTAGTTATTCCCGTACCTTCAGCCCGATCAAGATCGCTCTCGACGTAGGCAATGGGGTCGGTGGACTGGATACCAGCGCTGTATTCTCGCATCTGCACAACGTACGTATCTGGGAACTCAATTTTGAACCCGATGGCAGTTTTCCCAACCGCTCCCCGGATCCCAGACATCCTCAAGCCCTGCAAAACCTGGGGCAATGCGTCGTCACCAACGGCTGTCGCTTCGGTGCTGCCTTCGATGGTGATGCCGATGACCTCGTGGTGGTGGATGAAAACGGCAGCGCCCTTGAGCCCGAGCGCCTGGGTGCTCTACTGGCGCAGTTCCTGCTCGATCAGCATCCTGGTGGGGCCGTAGTTCATCATCCAGATCTTCGCCCGGATATCCTCGCATCGATTTCTGCCGCAGGAGGGCGGCCGATCGCCGCCAAGAACTCCAGCACCGCCGCCATTCAGATCACCATGCAGAATGAAGACGCCTTGTTCGGCATGAACGACCAGGGCAAGTACTTTTACGGAGACCTGTATGGCATCGACAACGCGCTACGTACCATCATCGAATTGATAAACGGTCTGACCGAAAATGAGCACCCGCTATCGTCAATCGCCGCCAACCTGAAATCAGGGTCCGTATGA
- a CDS encoding DUF4010 domain-containing protein, with protein MVQTYFFPSRGALLTGLLGGLYSSTAATVVLARRAHEAGADVRNLAAAVVLATAMMYLRLFILILILGHETVAWRLTAPFGLLFALSLALVWVLHRDGSGDAQANGNLPALRHPLEFSTAVLFATLFVAFAGLTQWAVTHYGAGGLHVLSFAVGFTDIDPFILSLLAGRFHVGEAGLAAAVIIASGSNNLLKGIYALTLSRDLRLLPAAAWLIASCLLSVFYAYWHVS; from the coding sequence ATGGTCCAGACCTATTTCTTCCCTTCTCGCGGTGCTCTGCTCACCGGCCTGCTCGGCGGGCTGTATTCGAGCACGGCGGCTACCGTTGTCCTCGCACGTCGAGCGCATGAGGCCGGCGCGGATGTGCGCAATCTCGCCGCCGCTGTGGTGCTCGCCACCGCGATGATGTATCTGCGGCTGTTCATCCTGATTCTCATACTCGGCCACGAAACCGTGGCCTGGCGGCTCACAGCCCCGTTCGGTCTGTTGTTCGCGCTGTCTCTGGCACTTGTCTGGGTGCTGCACCGCGACGGCAGCGGTGACGCACAGGCCAACGGCAACCTACCGGCGCTACGCCACCCACTCGAATTCAGCACCGCGGTCCTGTTCGCCACCCTGTTCGTCGCCTTTGCCGGCCTGACCCAGTGGGCGGTCACACACTATGGTGCGGGCGGTCTGCACGTACTTTCCTTCGCCGTGGGTTTCACCGACATCGATCCCTTTATCCTGTCTTTGCTCGCCGGACGCTTCCACGTCGGCGAAGCCGGCCTTGCGGCGGCCGTGATCATTGCCAGCGGGAGCAACAATCTGCTCAAGGGCATCTACGCTTTGACGCTAAGCCGCGACCTGCGCCTGCTCCCGGCCGCGGCGTGGCTGATCGCCAGCTGCCTGCTCTCGGTGTTCTACGCTTACTGGCATGTGTCTTGA
- a CDS encoding TetR/AcrR family transcriptional regulator: MNHTARQCNPENTRQRLLAAAHREIYERGFQAASLERILADTGLSKGALYHHFDTKQALGIAVVEEVIAARVRREWIDPLMRAERPLEALAGLLEQKLLNAAPENVRLGCDLNNLIQEMSPCDEVFRNALHTVLQEWTDALTQTLRRARALGQIRPEVDCKQTALFIIASMEGCAGLSKNLQDIEAYRGCMRTLGDYLQQLGTHAAGQSA, from the coding sequence ATGAATCACACCGCCCGCCAGTGCAATCCCGAGAACACACGCCAGCGTCTGCTTGCAGCCGCGCATCGGGAAATCTACGAACGCGGTTTTCAGGCCGCCAGCCTGGAACGGATTCTGGCCGATACCGGCCTCAGCAAGGGCGCGCTCTACCATCATTTCGATACCAAGCAGGCGCTCGGCATCGCGGTGGTCGAGGAAGTGATCGCGGCGCGCGTGCGGCGCGAATGGATCGACCCCCTGATGCGCGCGGAACGGCCGCTGGAGGCACTGGCCGGGCTGCTCGAGCAGAAACTGCTCAACGCCGCGCCGGAAAACGTGCGCCTCGGCTGCGACCTCAACAACCTGATTCAGGAAATGAGTCCCTGCGACGAGGTCTTCCGCAACGCCCTGCACACCGTGCTCCAGGAATGGACCGACGCACTCACCCAGACACTCAGGCGCGCCCGTGCGCTCGGCCAGATCCGTCCGGAAGTCGACTGCAAGCAGACTGCCCTGTTCATCATCGCCTCGATGGAAGGCTGCGCCGGCCTGAGCAAGAACCTCCAGGACATCGAGGCCTACCGGGGTTGCATGCGCACCCTGGGCGATTACCTCCAGCAACTCGGCACCCACGCCGCCGGCCAGTCGGCCTGA
- a CDS encoding alcohol dehydrogenase, whose protein sequence is MPQTMKAIQVSRAGGEFELVERPLPAPNEGQVRIRIHACGICHSDLFVKEGLFPGIEYPRIPGHEVVGVVDALGPGVTAWTPGQRVGVGWHGGHCHHCDACREGDFVNCANAKITGISFDGGYAEYMTAPEESLARVPEDLDSVAAAPLLCAGITTYNALRNSGARPGDLVAVQGIGGLGHLGVQFARQMGFRTVALSRGTDKEALARELGADEYIDTAATDAVAALQALGGARVILATAPNSRLISALFSGLGRNGRMIVVGVDNEPIEVTPLQLIAGNHGLSGWASGHARDSEDTLAFSALRGVNAIVETYPLAQAAQAYERMLNNEARFRVVLTMES, encoded by the coding sequence ATGCCCCAAACCATGAAGGCCATACAGGTATCCAGGGCCGGCGGCGAATTCGAGCTGGTCGAACGCCCGCTGCCGGCGCCCAACGAGGGTCAGGTGCGCATCCGCATCCACGCCTGCGGCATCTGCCACAGCGATCTGTTCGTCAAGGAAGGTCTGTTCCCGGGCATCGAGTATCCGCGCATCCCCGGGCATGAAGTCGTCGGCGTGGTCGACGCGCTCGGTCCGGGCGTCACCGCATGGACGCCGGGCCAACGGGTCGGCGTCGGCTGGCACGGCGGCCATTGCCACCATTGCGACGCGTGCCGCGAAGGCGATTTCGTCAACTGCGCGAACGCCAAGATCACCGGAATCAGCTTCGACGGCGGCTATGCCGAATACATGACAGCTCCCGAGGAAAGCCTCGCCCGGGTCCCCGAAGACCTCGATTCCGTCGCCGCCGCGCCGCTGCTGTGCGCCGGCATCACCACCTACAACGCCCTGCGCAACAGCGGCGCGCGCCCCGGCGATCTGGTCGCCGTGCAGGGCATCGGCGGACTCGGCCACCTCGGCGTGCAGTTCGCGCGGCAGATGGGCTTTCGTACCGTCGCCCTGTCGCGCGGCACCGACAAGGAGGCGCTGGCGCGCGAACTCGGTGCCGACGAATACATCGACACCGCCGCCACCGATGCTGTGGCGGCATTGCAGGCCCTCGGCGGTGCGCGGGTGATCCTCGCCACCGCGCCGAACAGCCGGCTGATCAGCGCGCTGTTCTCCGGCCTGGGGCGCAACGGCAGGATGATCGTCGTCGGCGTCGACAACGAGCCGATCGAGGTCACGCCCCTGCAACTCATTGCCGGCAACCATGGTCTGAGCGGATGGGCCTCGGGTCACGCGCGCGACTCCGAGGACACGCTGGCCTTCAGCGCCCTGCGCGGCGTGAATGCGATAGTCGAGACCTATCCCCTCGCGCAGGCCGCGCAGGCCTACGAACGCATGCTCAACAACGAGGCCAGGTTCCGCGTCGTGCTGACGATGGAATCCTAG
- a CDS encoding dienelactone hydrolase family protein translates to MSSTSSPVAEWIDIAPDLRGYLARPAGDGKHPAMVVFIEAFGVNGHFQTLAARLAEAGYVALVPDIYHGDTYDYSDRDGAIGHLRTLNDEQVMQETDRALDLLARHPSVAPIKPGVLGFCMGGRYAFLTHAAHAERVSATASFYGGGIAPLQDGLGRAPLLGRIPAMQGPLLLHYGTEDGSIAPDEHGRIAEALSRAGKRYGMQIYPGAGHGFFCDVRPSYHAAAAAEAWELTLDFFSRHLGG, encoded by the coding sequence ATGAGCTCGACTTCATCCCCTGTCGCCGAATGGATCGACATCGCTCCCGACCTGCGCGGCTATCTGGCACGCCCGGCCGGCGACGGCAAGCACCCGGCCATGGTCGTCTTCATCGAGGCCTTCGGCGTCAACGGCCATTTCCAGACGCTGGCCGCACGGCTGGCGGAAGCCGGCTACGTGGCGCTGGTGCCGGACATCTATCACGGCGACACCTACGACTACAGCGACCGCGACGGCGCCATCGGCCACCTGCGCACCCTCAACGACGAGCAGGTCATGCAGGAAACCGACCGTGCACTCGACCTGCTCGCCCGGCATCCGTCCGTTGCGCCGATCAAACCCGGCGTCTTGGGCTTCTGCATGGGCGGACGCTATGCCTTCCTCACCCACGCCGCGCATGCCGAACGCGTAAGCGCGACGGCCTCGTTCTACGGCGGCGGCATCGCGCCGCTGCAGGATGGGCTGGGTCGTGCCCCGCTGCTCGGCCGGATACCGGCGATGCAGGGACCGCTGCTGCTGCATTACGGCACCGAGGACGGCTCCATCGCTCCCGACGAGCACGGCCGCATCGCCGAGGCGCTGAGCCGTGCCGGCAAGCGCTACGGGATGCAGATCTACCCCGGTGCCGGCCACGGCTTTTTCTGCGACGTGCGCCCCAGCTACCACGCGGCGGCTGCCGCGGAGGCCTGGGAGCTGACTCTCGATTTCTTCTCCCGGCATTTAGGAGGTTGA